In Desulfopila inferna, a single window of DNA contains:
- a CDS encoding NUDIX hydrolase has translation MNYCSNCGAEVALRIPDGDNRNRYVCDKCGIIHYHNPRVVAGAIPAIDHRILLCRRAIEPRRGWWTIPAGYLENGETVEQCARRETLEEAGARLEDIQPYCLLNLSFVNQIYFVYRAGLFQGRFHPGEESLDVDLFPLDRIPWDELAFHVVREVLELYCRDAGKGRFYFRERNIEAHGRLGPSVSHTSGRK, from the coding sequence ATGAATTACTGCAGCAACTGCGGCGCGGAGGTTGCACTCAGAATTCCCGACGGGGATAACAGGAACCGTTACGTCTGCGACAAATGCGGGATTATCCATTACCATAATCCCCGGGTAGTCGCCGGGGCGATTCCGGCCATTGATCACCGGATCCTGCTTTGCCGCAGGGCCATCGAACCGCGGCGGGGCTGGTGGACCATCCCGGCCGGCTATCTGGAAAACGGTGAAACCGTCGAGCAGTGCGCCAGGCGCGAGACGCTCGAAGAAGCCGGCGCACGTCTCGAGGATATACAGCCGTACTGCCTCCTCAATCTGAGCTTTGTCAATCAAATCTATTTCGTCTATCGGGCCGGGCTGTTCCAGGGGCGATTTCATCCGGGAGAAGAAAGCCTGGATGTCGATCTTTTCCCACTGGACAGGATTCCCTGGGATGAGCTTGCCTTTCATGTAGTCAGGGAGGTGCTGGAATTATATTGCCGGGATGCGGGAAAAGGCCGGTTCTATTTTCGTGAACGCAACATTGAAGCGCATGGAAGATTGGGCCCTTCAGTTAGTCATACATCAGGCAGGAAATGA
- a CDS encoding pyridoxamine 5'-phosphate oxidase family protein, whose amino-acid sequence MDEILEVLRKEDMCVLATVSEGIPHCSLMAYITDEEGPTTYMITHNNTRKYANMCANPTVSLLIDTRRQDDAAASRGDIYALTITGRYEKVEDEDRRNRLRQQFIHCHGHLREFAEDGRAVVFCVVAESFQLFRGAMDAVYKTSAE is encoded by the coding sequence GTGGATGAGATCTTGGAAGTACTGAGGAAAGAGGACATGTGCGTGCTGGCAACAGTATCCGAGGGGATTCCTCACTGTTCGCTGATGGCCTATATAACGGATGAAGAAGGCCCGACCACCTATATGATCACCCACAATAACACCAGAAAATATGCAAATATGTGCGCAAACCCTACGGTCAGTCTGCTGATAGACACACGCCGGCAAGATGATGCGGCGGCATCGCGCGGGGATATCTACGCCCTGACGATCACCGGCCGCTATGAAAAAGTAGAGGATGAAGACCGGCGCAACAGACTGCGTCAGCAATTCATACACTGTCACGGGCATCTCAGGGAGTTTGCCGAGGATGGCCGGGCGGTGGTCTTTTGTGTTGTTGCCGAGTCGTTTCAGCTGTTTCGCGGGGCCATGGATGCGGTCTACAAAACAAGTGCCGAGTGA